Part of the Paenibacillus sp. JNUCC32 genome is shown below.
CCGAAGACGAGGTGAAGAAGCTTTACCATATCATTGAAGAGGCTGGAAGCGCCAAGAAACTGGACGAAGTTATGAGCGTATTCCATCCCGAATCTCCCGTTCTTGCGGAGGTTAAGCAAAACTATCAGGATCAATTCAAGAACGACAAACATGTATCCGCGGACGTATGGGATGTAGCGGTAGCCGGAACGTCGATCCACGCCTACACCAGTGTGAGCCTAGACCGCATCGGCGGGCCGTTTGCATGGGATGTTACGCTCCATTACGAGAATCTCCTGAAGAAGGATGCGTCGGGCGCATGGAAAATCTATGATTTGAACCTGTACGAGACAGAATATTTCCTCGGAGACAAACTGCTTGAAGCTCGTCCCGTAGTGCCGGAAGCGGAGCAGAAAGCCATCGTGGAGTCTATCGACATTCAGTACAAGGGCTTCAATGAGGAGAATGGCCCGCTGCTCATGTCCGTCATTCACCCGGACTCGGTCTTCCACGAGATGTTCCAAACCAGCATTGAGGAAGGCATCTTCGATGAGGTGAATTTCAACCTCAAATCGGAGGAGCTCCGGACGGTCTTCTTCCAAGGAGAAGACGCCGTCGTTTATGCCGAAGAAAGCGATGATGCGGACGGCGAAACGATCTATTCGACGTCGCTCTATTGGCTCAAGAGAACCGAAGGCAAATGGCTGATCTATGACGTGCTGGAGCTTGAATAGATTGTGGATATCATGAAAAGCTTACGTAATAACCGTGAATTCCCAGCAAGGGAAATTCGCGGTTTCTTTTTTTGCATCTTCTTTAATGAAATCCTCCTCCGTCTAGGTCTACTTCGCCCCAGGTGACATATATCATAATAGTAATCCATAAAGGAGGGGTTTTATGGGGATTAAATTAATCAAAATCGCTGCTGTTTACTTCGTGCTCGGGGTGCTGCTCGGCATGTACATGTCGATCACCCACAGCTACGATTACGCCTCGGTTCACGCACACGTCAATCTTCTGGGCTGGGCGTCCCTGGCTCTTGCAGGCGTTATTTATGTTCTGTTCCCGGCTGCCGGGGAGTCCACTGCCGGCAAAGTGCATTTCTGGCTGCACAATATCGGTCTGCCCGTCATGATGATCGGTCTTGCCCTGCTGATGAGCGGCATCGAATCGGTAGAGCCGGTCATTGCCGTGGGAGGCGTTCTGGTAACGCTGGGCGTTCTCGCTTTCCTCTATAATGTGTTCACCCATGTGAAGAGCTCGCAGAGTAGAAGGAAACGCTGACTTTTTTCCTTGAAAAATCGCCTATTGAGGGCGATTCTTTTTCATGTTTCAAACTGCTCCTTAAGGGAAAGATGGGTCACAGTTACCGACTATTGGGTAAAAGTAGATACCTTTCTCTTTGAAGGAGGCAACATAGACATGGAAACGAACACGGCAATTCAAGTCCAATTCCACTGCCGCCAGTGTCAAACGGAAATCGGGGTTACGTTCACATCCGAACAGTTCACCACGGTTCACTGCCCGGAGTGCGATTACAGCTATTCACTCATGCGACCGACCATCGGGGAAGAGATATTGCTTGATTGGGAGAAAGAAGCCGTATTCCAAAAAGTCCGCGCAGACCAAACCGAGCATGACAAAATGGAGCTGATGCTCCTCGTCATTAAGGTTGTCGAGCTGCTGACCTGGCGGGATGAAGGCAACGGCCATATCCGTGCCATCGAAACGCTTCGCCAATGGCTGATCCTCAACGGCGTGCCCAAAGCTCTGATCGAGCTGCTGGATGCTAAAGGACCGGCAGGAAGCTCCCCTACCGAGCGCAGGGAATAGCGGCATCGACCCATGATCCAGGATTTAAATAAATGAGAAAAAAGGAACCGTCCTCCGGCCTTCATGGTCGGGGGCGGTTCCTTTTTCCACCGGGATCGGCATTTATGCCATCCGCAATCCGTACTCTTGGTGGTGCAGAAGATCGAGAGATGACACGGAACCCAGCGATCTGAGAATATGGTACTTAAAACTTATGGGTAAAGTAACCTTGGCATTCGGCGCATTGGTCATTCTGATGAGCTTTCAGCATCTCTAATCTCATCGAATCGGCACCTCGAATGCCTGCTCCATAACGCCAGGGTAGCTGCTTAACGTAAACGTGAGCGGCTGCGGGTAATCCCCGGGTTTAAGGTGGATATACTGCGTGATGAGGCTTTTCCCGGTATCCGAAGAGGATCGGGACGAGGAACTGAGTCCACCTGCGTCCTCGTTAATTGTATGCTTGTTCCCTTCCCCGTCCACGAACTCCGGCTCAATCGATACGCTGCCCATATGCCGGTCAGCCCGCTCCTCGTATTCCAATGTCAGCGTATGCCCCGTGTACGCTCCGAACCGAAGATCGCCGTCCGGTGCACGAAGAATCTCCTTCTTATCCGTATCGACTACAAGTTTCATCTCGGAGGGGTCCACCGCTTGGAATCCGCTCGCTTTCAGCGTGATTGATTCCGGATTCTCCAATATATTGCTGTCGAAGAAGTATGTCATGTCCCCTCCTCCCGCACCAGGCAAAAATGCGGAATCGCTGTTCAATCGGATCTGCTCGCCGTTCACCGCGGTTTCCAAATACACGTCCCATAAACCGGATACCTTCATCGTATTGGTCGAAGGGATGTTCGCTTTCAAGACGATGCCGGCAGGGGATAACACGGCTTCCTTCAAATAGAACCTTTGACTCTCAATCTGCAGCATTTTGTTGAGCGGAATCGTGCGGGTAAACTTTTGGACGGTCTCCATATCAACGGATACGTCGATATCGAGAACCTGCTCGCCCTCTGCCGAGGATTGATGCACCGTATTCGTTGTATAAGGGGCGATGCTAAAAGATAACGTCATTTCTTCGGGCACGAATTGGTTCTCGCCCATATGAATATCCGATCGGGAACGGAATGTTTGGCCGGGCTTAATCTGGGTTCCACCCGACGACCCGATGCTATATGGCAGCGACTGGCTGGAGCCCTTACGCTTCATCTCGACCCGCTTTAGGTCCGCATGATACTCCGCATCGTTTTGGATCGTATAAAACACCTCCATCTGCTGGGAGCCGACAAGTATCCCGTTCAGCGTTATCGTATAATCCCCCCGGGTCACCGATTGATTCACCGGCTGGATCATGCCGTGTTGGTTAGCCGTATTCAGCGTAATATCTTCTCCGAGATCAAACCCGGTCAATGGCGGGTACGGCCCTTGCGCCGCCATTTGCTCCTTCGGCTCCACGATGCCTCCATCTCCGCCCCATACCACGAACAGCAGTGCGGCAGCTACAGTGGCGATCACGGAAGAAAAGGCAGCCATTCGCTTCCGGCTCCGCTGCATGCCCCGTCCTCTCCGCATTCCGCTTCGAACAGCCGCTTCCAATGCTTCATCGGACACAACCGCCGTGTAGATCTCCGCATCCCTATTCATCTCGTTCAGCATCCGCTCTTCCTTCTCATACATGGAATACGGCACCTCCTGGCTCGATTTTTTGCCGAAGCAGCTTTAATCCTTGATGCAGCCGGGTTTTGACCGTTCCCTCCGGTACATCGAGAATATGCGCGATATCGCTGATCGTCATGTCCTGGTAATATTTCAAGATCAGCACATGGCGATATTTGGGCTTCATGCGGCTCAGCGCGCGCTCCAGATCCAGCTTGCTGTCGCTGACCATCTCCGCAGCCGTCTCCCGGCTGCGCACTTCTTCTACGGGAAGCATGCGCTTTTTCCGTTTCTGTTCATCCACGCAGCAGTTAATCAATATCCGAATGAGCCAAGGGACGAACGCCTCCGGATGCTTCAGCTTCCGGCATTTCATCCACGCCCGGCATACCGTCTCCTGCAATGCCTCCAAAGCGTCGCTCTCGTTATGCAGATAACTGTACGCAATTCCGTATAGGCGCCTCCGATACTCGGTGACGAGTGCATAGAACGCTTCCTCGTCTCCCCTGCATGCCGCAGCCGCCAGCTCTTTAGTTTCCAACATCCGATATACCTTCCCCTCGTTCGACCTGCCTCGCTGTTTACTTCACTCTATATAAAGACTGCTAAGCCAATCAAACGGTTTTTTTATTTTTATGCACAAAAAAAGCCCGCCCGGGCAAGGCAGACTTGTATGTCAGTCCCAATTAACTTCGTCTTCTGCGTCCTTTAAAGAAATAATGGTATCCCAGATAACCGATGCCGCATAACAGCAGCATCAGAGCGGAGATCCAGATGACAGGAAGCAGGTATGGCGTGTGCTGGCTGGCTACGTATAACAGAACTGCGGAGAAGGCATACATGACCATCAGAAGTACGATGCGTTTGAACATATCCATATCGTCCGCCCCTCATCCTTCATCTAAACAACCTACATTTTTTTCCGTATATCTATCTTTATGGTAACGCAAACCGACGAAAATTGCACTCAAAATTTGGTAAATATATAAAAATTTTAGTGGTTCAAAGGCTCTATTCATGAAAATGTTAAAATCAGGCTTGCTAAAACTAATATCATTAGTTATTATACTAATAACATTAGTTTTAAGCGAAAGGGGTTCGGCTTTATGTTAAAAACGACGATTGAACAGGTGACTCAAATTTCTTTTCTTCCTCGCCTTTTTCCGATCAATGTTTACCTAGTAGAAGAAAGCGATGGGGTTACCCTCATCGATGCGGGGATGTCATTTTCCCAAAAGGGAATCCTGCAGGCTGCGGCCGATATCGGAAAACCCATTAAACGGATCGTGTTGACCCATGCCCACGGCGACCATGTCGGTGCGCTCGACGGATTAAAGAAGGAGCTTCCGAATGCCTCGGTCTGCATCTCGCGGCGCGATGCGCTGCTGTTGAAAGGAAATGCCGAGCTTCAGCCCGGAGAGCCGCAAACGCCGATACGCGGGGATATCCCGAAGAACATTAGCACCGTTCCGGACGTTCTTCTGGAGGACGGGGACTCCATTGGTTCCCTCAAAGCCATCGCGACTCCAGGCCACACGCCGGGGCATATGGCGTTTCTCGATGAGCGCAGCGGCATCCTGATCGCCGGCGATGCTTGGCAGACGCGTGGCGGATTGGCCGTATCGGGCGTCATGAAACCATGGTTTCCGTTCCCTGCCATGGCCACCTGGAGCAAGGAGCAGGCCTTGGAAAGCGCCGGAGTGCTTACCGCGCTCAAGCCCGCCGTTCTGGCTGTCGGCCATGGACGGATGCTGAGAAATCCGGCGGGTGCCATGCAGCAGGCCGTTGCGGAAGCCGAATCATCGTTCAGGAGGAATGCACGATGAGTCCAAGACCCGGCATCGATCGGCTTCAACTGCTTCAAACCGCTGCCGAATTAGCGGATCGGGAGGGACTTCACGCGGTGACCCTGGCTGCGCTTGCAGCCAAGCTGGGCGTTCGCTCCCCTTCCCTGTATAACCACGTAGACGGGCTTTCCGGTCTGCATGCAGCCCTGATGCGGCATGGTCTCCAGACGCTCCATGACCAACTGCTGAAGGCTGTCGCCGGCCGGTCGGGCGAAGATGCCCTGCGCCTTGTATGCCTTACTTATGTCAACTTTGCTCGAACACACCCCGGATTGTACGAAGCCGCATTGCAGCCTGTCCGTCCCGAAGAACAGGAGACGCAGCGAGTAGGGAATCAGATTGTCGAGCTGCTGCTTCAAATCCTGGCCCCTTACCAGCTCAGCGAGGCGGAAGCGTTGCATGCCGTACGGACCCTTCGCAGTCTATGCCACGGTTTCTCTTCCCTGGAACGCGCGGGCCAATTCGCCATGGATCTGAGTGTTGACGACAGCCTGGATTTCATGATCCGGAGTTTCGTCACCGGGCTACATCTTCAAGACGGACGGCGCTAGAAGGGCCGTACCTCCTGCGCCTGCCTGATTTTGCCTGGCATCAGAATGTGCTATAATCATAAGGCAGCACATTGTGATGTCATTTTATTTATGGAAAGAGGTCTGAATTGTGGTTAATTTCGATTCCCCAATTCTTCAGATAGGCTCTACGATCGCGATGCTGGTTATGGCGCTGGCCGTTATTTTCATTCGAATGAAGGCGAGCAACCGCCCCGTAACCGTCAAGAAGATTATCATCCCTCCCGTAGCGATGAGCACCGGATTCCTGATGTTCGTTGAGCCGCAGGTACGCATCCCTTTATGGTGGGCGGGAATCGCCTTTTTGGTAGGCTGGTTCATCTTCTCGTACCCACTGATCCGCAGCACCAAATTCGAGAAGGTCGACGGCCAGATCTTCATGCAGAGATCGAAAAGCTTCGTGTACATTCTGCTTGGCCTGCTGGCTGTCAGGCTCCTGCTCCATGGATATATTGAACAGCATATTTCCATCCCGCAGACCGCGGCGCTGTTCTTCATGCTGGCTTACGGCATGATTGTCCATTGGCGCATTTCGATGTACCGCCAGTATCAGCAGTTCATGACGCCGGAGGCGGCGATATAAGCGGTCACGTTCCATCGTAACCAGTCATGAAACTTAGTTAAACGCAAAAAGAAGAGTGCCGAAAATCACGCCATCCGGGAGGCAATTGCCCTTCCAGCCGCAAAGCTCCCTCCGAGGAGACTTGCGAAGTCGTGAAATCGACACTCTTTTATTTTTTGTATGTCAAAGGATCAGCTTTGTTCTTCGCTTACCTTCACCAGCTGTTTCCCGAGATTTTCTCCGGAGAACAGCCCCAGAAACGCCTCAATCGTCTTGTCGAAGCCGTCGACGATATTCTCGGTGTACTGAATCTTGCCATCCCTTAGCCATTCGGCCAGCTCCTGCAGCGCCTCATTGTACCTGCTGGCGTAATCGCCGACCAGAAAGCCCTTCATCAGAGCCGTATTGGTCAGCAGCAGGCTCTGGATTCTTGGGCCCGTATCCGGCTTCTCCAGGTTATAGAGCGCGATTTGGCCGCAAATCGGGATCCGCGCATTTTTGTTGATCAGGCGCAGAACCGCATCCGACACCTCGCCGCCGACATTGTCAAAATAGACGTCAACCCCGCCCGGACAAGCTTCCGCCAAAGCCGAAGCCACATCTTCGGTCCGGTAATTGATCGCAACGTCAAAGCCGAGCTTCCCGGTCAGGTATCCGGTCTTTTCGTCAGAACCGGCAATACCGACCACCCGGGCTCCCTTGATCTTGGCAATCTGCCCGACAATCATGCCAACGGCGCCAGCGGCGCCCGATACAACCACCGTCTCCCCTTCCTTCGGCTGACCGATATCCAGGAGTCCGAAATAAGCCGTCAAACCGGTCATCCCCAACACGCCCAGCGCGGTCGAGACGGGTGCCAGATCCGGGTTGACCTTGCGCAGCGTCCCGGTGCGTACGGCGGCAAAGCGCTGCCAGCCCCAGGTGCCTGCAACAAAATCGCCCTCCCGATAGGTCGGATCCGTCGATTCCATGACCTGCCCTACTGCGCCTCCGGCGATAACCTGCCCTACCTCATATGGCTTGGCATAACTCTTGGCATCGCTCATTCTGCCCCTCATATACGGGTCTACCGATAAATACACGGTCCGTACAAGGACTTCTCCGGCTTGAGGTACGGGCAAAGGCTGCTCCTCAAACGTAAAATCCGACTCCTCCGGCATGCCTTGCGGCCGCTTGGCTAGTAAAATTCGTTCATTCACGGACATCTGAGTACCCTCCTTTTAGTAAAGCCGTCATCTTATCTTTACCCATTTTGTCCGTTTACCAATTTCCTAGCCTTTGCCGAAGCCCGTCCTTCATCCCCTACCTGCTCTTTACGAGCAAATTAACGGCATCCTGCACAAGCTTCTCCGTATCCTCGCCGTTCGCTTCGGCCTTGCGCACGCAGTCCACCAGATTGGAGCTTACGACAACGCCAATGGTCCGGTCGATTGCCGTACGCGAAGCGGATAATTGCGTGATGACCTCCCTGCAGTCCTTGTTTTCCTCCATCATCTTCAAAATGCCGCGAAGCTGTCCTTCAATCCGCTTGATCCGGTTTTTCATCTGATCGTCGTATTGCATATATGTTGTCCTCCTCATTGCGTATCTGCTTGTCAGGCTTGCCCTTATCCCTTTATTATACAACAAACGCCGGCTCTTTCCTCTTGACTGCCCCTCCCGGCAAGATCTCGCTAAAGAACCTGGTCGTTCCGGCTTCGATGCAGCACGGAGATCTGCCGCTTGTACTTAGGGCTTGAATACGCTCAGAACGCGTGGTATATTTTTAATCAGCTAATGAATTCATAAGCAACCCGATTCAAACCTCATAATTTAAAGGCAATGTTATCTTACAAAGGTACAACCTCGGCTATTCATAGTCCTGGCTGTGCCTTTTTTTATTTTACTATTTAAGGAGGAATTATCGATGTTTCTGGAAGCCATCTATCACCGCCCGCGCAAAAACTGGTCCTACGCTTATAACGGCACGACCATCCATCTCAGAATCCGCACCAAAAAGGACGACCTTACCGAAGTGTATGCCCTTGCAGGCGACAAGTACCTGTGGGATCAAACGATGGAATACATTCCGATGACCAAGCTGTCCTCGGATGAGATGTTTGACTATTGGGAGTGTGAAGCAACTCCTCCATACCGCCGCTTGAAATACGGCTTCCTGCTGCAGCAGGGCGACGAGAAGCGCTGGATGACCGAATATGATTTCCTGACGGAGCCGCCGGCCAATCCGGACCGCCTGTTCGAGTACCCGTTCATCAATCCGGATGACGTTTTTCATCCGCCGGCATGGGTCAAAGACGCGATTTTCTATCAAATCTTCCCGGAACGCTTCGCGAACGGGGACACGAGCAATGACCCGGAAGGCGCCTTGCCTTGGGGCAGTGCCGAACCGACGCCGAAGAACTTCTTCGGCGGTGACCTTCAAGGGGTTATCGACCATCTCGACCATTTAAGCGAGCTCGGCGTCAATGCGATTTATTTCACGCCGCTGTTCACGGCAACGACAAACCATAAATACGATACCGAAGACTATATGGAAATCGATCCGCAGTTCGGCGACAAGGACACGCTGAAGAAACTCGTTGATCTGTGCCACGCGCGCGGAATCCGCGTTCTGCTGGATGCGGTCTTCAATCATTCCGGCAGAACGTTTGCCCCGTTCGTCGACGTGCAGAAGAACGGTTTGAACTCCAAATACAAGGATTGGTTCTACGTTCGCTCCCTGCCGCTGGAAGTGGTGGATGGCATTCCGACCTACGATACGTTTGCGTTCGAGCCGCTGATGCCGAAGCTGAATACGGAGAATCCGGAAGTCCGGGCTTATCTGCTCAAGGCTGCGGAGTACTGGATCAAGGAAACGGGCATCGACGGCTGGCGCCTGGATGTAGCCAACGAGGTGGGACACAGCTTCTGGCGCGAATTCCGCCAAGTCGTAAAAAAAGCCAACCCGGATGCTTACATCCTTGGCGAAGTGTGGCATGAATCCTCCATCTGGCTGGAAGGCGACCAGTTCGACGCCGTCATGAACTACCCGTTCACGAATGCCGTACTGGATTTCTTCATCAACCGTACCGCCGATGCCGAGAAGTTCTCGTTCATGCTCGGCAAGCAGCTTGCCGGCTATCCAAGACAGGCCAGCGAAGTGATGTTCAACCTGCTGGACAGCCATGACACCGCAAGACTGTTAACGCAGGCGAACGGCGACAAACGCCTGATGAAGCTGGCCGCCATGTTCCAGTTCACGTACTTCGGCACGCCTTGCATCTATTACGGCGACGAAATCGGCATGGACGGCGGGCACGATCCGGGCTGCCGCAAATGCATGGAGTGGGACGAGTCGAAACACGACAAAGACCTCTTCCATTTCTACCAAACGCTCATTAAGCTCCGCAAAGAGCATTCCGCTCTCCGCACGGGAACCTTCAAATTTTTGAAGGCCGAGAAGAACGGGGGCAAAATCGCTTACCTGCGCGAGGACGACAATGAAACGATCCTCATTGCCGTCAACAACGACAAGGCGGGCAACACGATGACCCTCCCTGTGCTGGACCGCCAGTGGACGAACCTGTGGAACGGCGAAGGCCTCAGCGCGAAGCAAGGCCAGCTGACCGTGAAGCTGCCTGCTTACGGCTTTACGATCTTGAAAGCCGGGCAATAAACACGAAACTCCCTTTGAATGCCATCGAGCCCGAGTATGCGGGCCGGCAGTCGAAGGGAGTCTTTTTTATCCGAGCAAAAACTGATCCGCCAAAGTAAACAGCAGAATCGTCAGACTAATCACCTGATTCAGATTGTAGGAGGCAAGCTGCATCCGCCTGCGGCTGGAAGGCTTGATCATGCGATGCTCCACGGCCAGCAGCAGCACCGAGACGGCAATTCCCGTCAAGTAGAGCCAGCCCAAACCTTGGATAAAGTAAAGGGAAAGCAGCAGCATGACCATAATCCCGTGCAGCATTCTGGAAATGAGCAGTCCGCCTTCGAATCCAAACGCGCGGGGAATGCTCCATAAGCCGGTGCTGCGATCGAATTCGATATCCTGCGTGGCGTAGATGATATCAAATCCCGCAATCCACAGCATCACGACCGTGCCGATGATAAACGGAATGAAGGCCAACTCCCCCGTTACGGCAAACCATGCCCCGATCGGAGCCGAAGCGATCGTAAAGCCCAGGTACAGATGGCACAGCCAGGTGAAGCGCTTGGTGTACGAGTACGTGCAGATCAGCACAATCGCTGCCGGTGATAGCACCAAGCAGAGCGGATTCAGCATGCCGGCCGCGAGAATAAAGACGGCAAAGTTAACGACCACAAATACGTACACCTCGCGAGGCAGCAGAAGCTTTCTTGGCATATGGCGGTCCGCCGTTCTCGGGTTGGCCGCGTCGAACTTCAAATCGACGACGCGATTGAAGGCATTGGCCCCGTTGCGGGCGGCCACCAGCGCAATCAACGACCACAGCACGACATGCCATGACGGCACGCCGCCGGCGGCCCAGACCATGGATATGATCGCAAAGGGCAGCGAGAACAGCGTGTGGGAGAACATCACCAGTTCTCCGAACATTTTGGTCTTATGAACGACTTTATACATCATCTGCATCCGGATCCAACCTCATTCGTTTATGTTTGGGATAACCCTGCCAGCACCTTATCCAAGGCACGGAGCATCGCTTCGATCCCTTCCTCCGGGATGATCATGGCGGGCTGAAAGGCCAGCACGTTTCGGCCCACCCCATTTTTACCGATAATAAAGCCTTCATCCTTCATGCGCTCCAGAATAATATCCGTCCGTGCTGCGCTCTCCTCGTCGGTCGCACCCCGGATTTCGGCTCCGGCCATAAACCCTTTGCCTCGGACATCGGCGATAAGCTCGTATCGGCCCTGCAGCTCCCTCAAGCCCTCGATGAGCCGCCCGCCAACGCGCAGAGAACGTTCGACCAAGCCTTCCTGCTCGATGTAATCCAATACGGCAAGCGCCGTGGCGGATGATACCGGATTGCCGCCAAAGGTCGAGGCGGAGGGCCGATTCAGACTGGCGGCGATCTCATCCGTCGTGCAGAACGCGCCGATCGGCACGCCATTGCCCAAGGCCTTCGCCATGGTGAGAATATCGGGCACGATGCCGTAATGCTCGATCGCGAACATGCGTCCGGTGCGGCCGCAGCCTGTCTGGATTTCGTCGGCAATCAGGAGAATGCCGTGCTCCTCCAGCATCGCCTTCAGCTCGCGGAAATACCAATCCGGCGGCGCGATCATTCCCCCGTTGCCTTGGATCGGCTCTACGATCATGGCAGCAAAGCTGTCTCCCTTCGCAGCGAGCACGCTCGCCAAGGCATCCAGGGAGCGGCGGGCAGCGGCATCCTGGTCCATGCCGGGATCATAAGGTCGCGGAATAAACGCAGCCACGTCCTCATCCAGGAAATCGTCGGCACGCCACATCGGAATGCCGGTCACGTTCATGGTCAGGAAGGTGCGGCCATGAAGGCCGTATTCCAGCGCAAGAAAATTGCGGCGTTTCGTATGCAGACGCGCAACAAGCAGTGCGCCTTCATTCGCCTCGGAGCCGCTGTTCACAAAGAACGTTCGCTTTAGGTTGCCGGGCAAAACGCCGTTTGCCAACCTCTCCGCCAGGTCCACCATCGGCTGGGTGAGGTAAATGGTTGACGTATGCTGCAGCGTCTGCAGCTGTTCAATCGTTCTTGCGGTAATAGCTTCATTGCAGTGGCCGCAGGCGACAACCGACACCCCCGTGAAGAAGTCGATATACGCTTTGCCATCATGGCCGTAAAGTTTATGCATCTTGCCGCTGACAATCTGGGGCGGTTCGCTATAGAAATGCGCCGTGCAAGGATAGCCGTACCGCAGGCGCTTGGCAGCGACGGCTTCCGGACCGGTATGCGTATGGCCTTCATGTTTCATGGATGCTCCTCCTCTTTCGATTATTTCCGTTTTTCCATGTTCGGTGAAAAGAGACTGAGGACAACGGCGCCTCGCATCGGATCATCTTCCTGCCCCGTCTCTATGCGGATATCATGCTTCCGTCAGCTCCAGTTCCAGGGAATGGCCGAATTGGAGCGAACCGAGCGTGAACCCGGCGTATACCGGTGCCATGCTTT
Proteins encoded:
- a CDS encoding UbiA-like polyprenyltransferase, translated to MQMMYKVVHKTKMFGELVMFSHTLFSLPFAIISMVWAAGGVPSWHVVLWSLIALVAARNGANAFNRVVDLKFDAANPRTADRHMPRKLLLPREVYVFVVVNFAVFILAAGMLNPLCLVLSPAAIVLICTYSYTKRFTWLCHLYLGFTIASAPIGAWFAVTGELAFIPFIIGTVVMLWIAGFDIIYATQDIEFDRSTGLWSIPRAFGFEGGLLISRMLHGIMVMLLLSLYFIQGLGWLYLTGIAVSVLLLAVEHRMIKPSSRRRMQLASYNLNQVISLTILLFTLADQFLLG
- a CDS encoding aspartate aminotransferase family protein; the encoded protein is MKHEGHTHTGPEAVAAKRLRYGYPCTAHFYSEPPQIVSGKMHKLYGHDGKAYIDFFTGVSVVACGHCNEAITARTIEQLQTLQHTSTIYLTQPMVDLAERLANGVLPGNLKRTFFVNSGSEANEGALLVARLHTKRRNFLALEYGLHGRTFLTMNVTGIPMWRADDFLDEDVAAFIPRPYDPGMDQDAAARRSLDALASVLAAKGDSFAAMIVEPIQGNGGMIAPPDWYFRELKAMLEEHGILLIADEIQTGCGRTGRMFAIEHYGIVPDILTMAKALGNGVPIGAFCTTDEIAASLNRPSASTFGGNPVSSATALAVLDYIEQEGLVERSLRVGGRLIEGLRELQGRYELIADVRGKGFMAGAEIRGATDEESAARTDIILERMKDEGFIIGKNGVGRNVLAFQPAMIIPEEGIEAMLRALDKVLAGLSQT